From the genome of Mesorhizobium japonicum MAFF 303099, one region includes:
- a CDS encoding lysophospholipid acyltransferase family protein, which translates to MLYVRSLAFNFVFYVNLIVQMILWTPYYFLSPRHRAWFVPKFWSRSCMWLYDKIAGTKNDITGQENLPEGSFILAPKHQSFWDAIAFFPFLQDPLYILKRELTWIPFFGWYIMKMRMIPVDRGSRSKALKAVVAATKEEMARNPRQLIIYPEGTRRAPGDEPAYKYGIVEIYTQLGVPVVPVAHVAGLYWPRRKFLRYPGTIKARFLPPIPPGLGKDEFMARLIGETEAACDQLLIEASRAPNPPALPPTALKRLRELGAKV; encoded by the coding sequence ATGCTCTATGTCAGATCGCTGGCGTTCAATTTCGTCTTCTACGTCAATCTGATCGTCCAGATGATCCTCTGGACCCCCTATTATTTCCTGTCGCCCCGCCACCGCGCCTGGTTCGTGCCGAAATTCTGGTCGCGCAGCTGCATGTGGCTCTACGACAAGATCGCCGGCACGAAGAACGACATCACCGGACAGGAAAACCTGCCCGAAGGCTCCTTCATCCTGGCGCCCAAGCACCAGTCGTTCTGGGATGCGATCGCCTTCTTCCCCTTCCTCCAGGACCCGCTCTACATCCTCAAGCGCGAACTAACCTGGATCCCGTTCTTCGGCTGGTACATCATGAAGATGCGCATGATCCCGGTCGATCGCGGCAGCCGCTCCAAGGCCTTGAAGGCGGTGGTCGCGGCGACCAAGGAAGAGATGGCGCGCAACCCGCGCCAGTTGATCATCTATCCCGAGGGCACGCGCCGGGCGCCGGGCGACGAGCCGGCCTACAAATACGGCATCGTCGAAATCTACACGCAGCTTGGCGTTCCCGTGGTTCCGGTTGCCCATGTCGCCGGCCTCTATTGGCCGCGCCGCAAGTTCCTGCGCTATCCCGGCACCATCAAGGCGCGCTTCCTGCCGCCGATCCCACCGGGCCTCGGCAAGGACGAGTTCATGGCGCGGCTGATCGGCGAGACGGAAGCCGCTTGCGACCAGCTCCTCATTGAGGCATCGCGCGCGCCCAACCCGCCCGCCTTGCCGCCGACGGCGTTGAAGCGGCTGCGGGAGCTCGGCGCGAAGGTCTGA
- a CDS encoding sugar kinase has protein sequence MASPPRLLSVGALTLDTILRVETLPTHQGKFIAADGVQIASGMATSAACAAHRLGAEVSLWASAGDDLIGEQLIAGIEAEGVDCSYVRRVSGARSALASILVDAHGERIIVPFYDSLAQADPETLPFADITAFDAVLVDVRWPDAAALALKAARAAGRPAILDADTASLAVLERLLPLASHIVASEPAVRIICGQALDLASACTDMASRTDAFVAVTGGAAGIWWFDRKAGSSRHVAAPRIKAVDTLAAGDVFHGAFAVGLAEAMPVEQALRFASAAAALKCLRFGGRLGAPDRAETLAMVTATWPETA, from the coding sequence ATGGCAAGCCCCCCGAGGCTCCTCAGCGTCGGCGCGCTGACGCTGGATACCATCCTGCGTGTCGAGACGCTGCCCACGCACCAGGGCAAGTTCATCGCCGCAGACGGTGTCCAGATCGCCTCGGGCATGGCCACCAGTGCTGCCTGCGCCGCGCATCGCCTCGGCGCCGAGGTGTCGCTGTGGGCCAGCGCCGGCGATGACCTCATTGGCGAACAGCTGATTGCCGGAATCGAGGCCGAGGGTGTCGATTGCAGCTATGTCCGCCGAGTCAGCGGCGCCCGCTCGGCATTGGCTTCGATCCTGGTCGACGCCCATGGCGAGCGCATCATCGTGCCTTTCTACGACAGCCTGGCGCAGGCCGATCCCGAAACCTTGCCTTTCGCCGACATCACGGCATTCGATGCCGTGCTGGTGGACGTGCGCTGGCCTGACGCCGCGGCCCTTGCCCTCAAGGCGGCGCGCGCGGCCGGGCGGCCGGCAATCCTCGATGCCGACACGGCCTCGCTGGCGGTGCTGGAGCGGCTGTTGCCGCTGGCTTCGCACATCGTCGCCTCCGAGCCGGCGGTCCGCATCATATGCGGCCAGGCGCTGGATCTGGCGAGCGCTTGCACCGACATGGCCTCCCGCACCGACGCATTCGTCGCGGTCACCGGCGGCGCAGCAGGCATCTGGTGGTTCGATCGCAAAGCGGGATCATCCCGTCATGTCGCGGCGCCGAGGATCAAAGCGGTCGACACGCTCGCCGCCGGCGACGTCTTTCACGGCGCCTTTGCCGTCGGACTGGCGGAGGCCATGCCGGTCGAGCAGGCCTTGCGCTTTGCAAGTGCCGCCGCCGCGCTCAAATGCCTGCGCTTCGGCGGCAGGCTCGGCGCGCCGGACCGGGCCGAGACGCTGGCGATGGTCACGGCGACCTGGCCCGAAACAGCCTAG
- the metX gene encoding homoserine O-acetyltransferase MetX — MAALRAGKTNNEADQPSSPVLRFGADKPLKLDAGTLLSPFQIAYQTYGTLNDARSNAILVCHALTGDQHVANTNPVTGKPGWWEVLIGPGRIIDTNRFFVICSNVIGGCLGSTGPASTNPATGKPYGLDLPVITIRDMVRAQQMLIDHFGIEKLFCVLGGSMGGMQVLEWASSYPERVFSALPIATGARHSSQNIAFHEVGRQAVMADPDWHGGKYFENGKRPEKGLAVARMAAHITYLSEAALHRKFGRNLQDREALTFGFDADFQIESYLRHQGMTFVDRFDANSYLYMTRSMDYFDLAADHGGRLADAFAGTKTRFCLVSFTSDWLFPTEESRSIVHALNAAGASVSFVEIETDRGHDAFLLDEPELFAAINGFIGSAARARGLSA; from the coding sequence ATGGCCGCTCTGCGCGCAGGAAAGACCAACAACGAGGCCGACCAGCCGTCGAGCCCGGTGTTGCGCTTCGGGGCGGACAAGCCGCTCAAGCTCGACGCCGGCACGCTTTTGTCGCCGTTCCAGATCGCCTATCAGACCTACGGCACGCTGAACGATGCCCGCTCCAATGCCATCCTCGTCTGCCATGCGCTGACCGGCGACCAGCATGTCGCCAACACCAATCCGGTGACCGGCAAGCCGGGATGGTGGGAAGTGCTGATCGGCCCCGGCAGGATCATCGACACCAACCGTTTCTTCGTCATCTGCTCCAACGTCATCGGCGGTTGTCTGGGCTCCACCGGCCCGGCCTCGACCAACCCCGCCACCGGCAAGCCCTACGGGCTCGACCTGCCGGTCATCACCATCCGCGATATGGTGCGCGCGCAGCAGATGCTGATCGATCATTTCGGCATCGAGAAACTGTTCTGCGTGCTCGGCGGCTCGATGGGCGGAATGCAGGTGCTGGAATGGGCGTCGAGCTACCCCGAGCGCGTCTTTTCGGCACTGCCGATCGCCACCGGCGCGCGCCATTCCTCGCAGAACATCGCCTTCCACGAGGTCGGCCGGCAGGCTGTCATGGCCGATCCGGACTGGCACGGCGGCAAATATTTCGAAAACGGCAAACGCCCGGAAAAGGGCCTGGCGGTAGCGCGCATGGCCGCCCACATAACCTATCTGTCGGAAGCCGCCCTGCACCGGAAATTCGGCCGCAATCTGCAGGATCGCGAGGCGCTGACCTTCGGCTTCGACGCCGACTTCCAGATCGAAAGCTATCTGCGCCACCAAGGCATGACCTTCGTCGACCGCTTCGACGCCAATTCCTATCTCTACATGACGCGGTCGATGGACTATTTCGACCTCGCCGCCGATCATGGCGGGCGGCTGGCGGATGCCTTTGCCGGCACCAAAACCCGCTTCTGCCTGGTGTCCTTCACCTCGGATTGGTTGTTTCCGACCGAAGAGAGCCGCTCGATCGTGCACGCGCTCAACGCCGCCGGCGCGTCCGTGTCCTTCGTCGAAATCGAGACCGACCGCGGCCACGATGCCTTCCTGCTCGACGAGCCGGAACTGTTCGCCGCCATCAACGGCTTCATCGGCTCCGCGGCGCGGGCGAGAGGGCTAAGCGCATGA
- a CDS encoding aldo/keto reductase, translating to MQKRRLGRTDLSIAPLVLGGNVFGWTADEKTSFDLLDRFVAGGLNAIDTADAYSRWVPGNKGGESETIIGNWMKDRGNRDKVVVITKVGSDMGQGHKDLSAAYIEKAVEASLKRLRTDVIDLYLSHWPDPATPYEETLGAYEKLLAKGKVRHIGCSNLDAGQLRAALDVASLRSLPRYEVLQPEYNLYDRSSFDGPLRDLCVAEDIGVITYFSLAKGFLSGKYRSEADLGQSQRGEGVSSYLNARGMRILAALDVVSAKHSAKQAEVALAWAIARPGVTAPIASATKPSQMDSLIKAASLKLTAADMAELDKASD from the coding sequence TTGCAAAAACGCCGTCTCGGTCGCACCGACCTTTCCATCGCGCCGCTGGTTCTGGGCGGCAACGTCTTCGGCTGGACCGCCGACGAGAAAACCTCTTTCGACCTGCTCGACCGCTTCGTCGCGGGCGGACTGAACGCCATCGATACGGCCGACGCCTATTCACGCTGGGTGCCCGGCAACAAGGGCGGCGAATCCGAAACCATCATCGGCAACTGGATGAAGGACCGTGGCAACCGGGACAAGGTCGTGGTGATCACCAAGGTCGGCTCGGATATGGGGCAGGGGCACAAGGACCTCTCCGCCGCCTATATCGAAAAGGCTGTCGAGGCCTCGCTGAAGCGGCTGCGGACCGATGTCATCGACCTCTATCTGTCGCACTGGCCGGACCCGGCCACGCCCTATGAGGAGACGCTGGGCGCCTATGAGAAGCTGCTTGCCAAGGGCAAGGTCCGCCATATCGGCTGCTCGAACCTCGACGCCGGCCAGTTGCGCGCCGCGCTCGATGTGGCGAGCCTGCGCAGCCTGCCGCGCTACGAGGTGCTGCAGCCGGAATACAATCTCTATGACCGCTCCTCCTTCGACGGGCCGTTGCGCGATCTGTGCGTGGCCGAGGATATCGGCGTCATCACCTATTTCAGCCTGGCCAAGGGTTTCCTAAGCGGCAAATACCGCAGCGAGGCCGATCTTGGCCAAAGCCAACGCGGCGAGGGCGTCAGCAGCTATCTGAACGCGCGTGGCATGCGCATTCTGGCCGCTCTTGATGTCGTATCCGCCAAGCATTCGGCGAAACAGGCGGAAGTCGCTCTTGCCTGGGCGATCGCGCGGCCAGGCGTCACCGCACCGATCGCCAGCGCCACCAAGCCCAGCCAGATGGACAGCCTGATCAAGGCGGCGTCGTTGAAATTGACCGCCGCCGACATGGCCGAACTCGACAAAGCGAGCGACTGA
- a CDS encoding LysE family translocator, translated as MTEPLLSQPQLWRPLLALVLAATVVMGSPGPATISVTAVGAAFGLRDSVRYTLGIVVGTIAVLLVVATGTMAVLGSIPKLAPVLVVASAAYILYLAFGIATAPPLAARTAEAARPTWLAGFLLAVANPKAYVAIAAVFAGASSSQGGAELGLWLKLTVLAAMIVVIHAVWLLAGAAFARFLRRPVASRIINMVFAATLVLTTVLAVYG; from the coding sequence ATGACGGAGCCGCTTCTTTCGCAGCCGCAGCTTTGGCGACCGCTACTCGCCTTGGTGCTGGCCGCCACGGTGGTCATGGGCAGTCCAGGGCCGGCTACGATAAGCGTCACCGCTGTTGGCGCCGCCTTCGGTCTGCGCGATTCTGTGCGCTACACCTTGGGAATCGTCGTCGGCACAATCGCCGTGCTGCTGGTCGTGGCGACCGGGACTATGGCGGTGCTTGGCTCGATACCGAAACTGGCGCCGGTGCTGGTTGTCGCGTCGGCGGCCTACATCCTCTATCTCGCCTTCGGGATCGCCACGGCGCCGCCGCTGGCGGCGCGCACGGCCGAGGCTGCGCGCCCGACCTGGCTGGCCGGGTTTCTGCTGGCGGTCGCCAACCCGAAAGCCTATGTGGCGATCGCCGCCGTGTTCGCCGGCGCCTCTTCGAGCCAGGGCGGTGCGGAACTCGGCCTATGGCTGAAGCTGACGGTGCTCGCGGCGATGATCGTTGTCATCCATGCCGTGTGGCTGCTTGCCGGCGCGGCGTTCGCGCGCTTCCTGCGCAGGCCTGTTGCTTCGCGGATCATCAACATGGTCTTCGCCGCGACCCTGGTGCTGACCACCGTGCTGGCTGTCTACGGCTGA
- the hisC gene encoding histidinol-phosphate transaminase has protein sequence MNQTPDQARPTPRAGIMDIDAYVPGKSAAPAGVAKVYKLSSNENPLGPSPKAIEAAREVAARLDIYPDGTARRLREAIAEVHGLTAQNIICSNGSDEILGLLAQTYLAPGDEAIFTEHAFMVYKIYIQSAGAAPIAVKETDERADIDAMLAAVTPRTKIVFLANPNNPTGTYVPFQEVRRLHAGLPRHVLLVLDAAYAEYVRRNDYEAGIELVRSAENVVMTRTFSKIGLGGARIGWMYAPMHIVDAINRVRGPFNVNATAIEAGIAAIRDRAHVERSVTHNETWLTWLSQEMTGLGLRVTPSVGNFLLIHFPDDQKHSAAAADDYLTARGYILRRVSGYGFPNALRMTVGTEEANRGVVAALTTFLKS, from the coding sequence ATGAACCAGACACCGGATCAGGCACGTCCAACCCCGCGCGCGGGCATCATGGACATCGACGCCTATGTGCCGGGCAAGAGCGCCGCACCCGCCGGTGTCGCCAAGGTCTACAAACTGTCGTCCAACGAGAATCCGCTTGGCCCTTCACCGAAGGCGATCGAGGCCGCGCGTGAAGTCGCCGCCAGGCTCGACATCTATCCCGACGGCACCGCCAGACGGCTGCGCGAGGCGATCGCGGAAGTGCATGGCCTCACCGCGCAGAACATCATCTGCTCCAACGGCTCCGACGAGATCCTCGGGCTGCTGGCGCAGACCTATCTGGCACCCGGCGACGAGGCGATTTTCACCGAACACGCCTTCATGGTCTACAAAATCTACATCCAGTCGGCCGGGGCTGCGCCGATCGCCGTCAAGGAGACCGACGAGCGCGCCGACATCGATGCGATGCTGGCGGCCGTCACGCCGCGCACGAAAATCGTGTTCCTCGCCAATCCCAACAATCCGACCGGCACCTATGTGCCGTTCCAGGAGGTGCGCCGCCTGCATGCCGGCCTGCCCAGGCATGTGCTGCTGGTGCTCGACGCGGCCTATGCCGAATATGTCCGCCGCAATGACTATGAAGCCGGCATCGAACTGGTCCGCAGTGCAGAGAATGTGGTCATGACCCGCACCTTCTCCAAGATCGGCCTTGGTGGCGCGCGGATCGGCTGGATGTATGCGCCCATGCACATCGTCGACGCCATCAACCGCGTGCGCGGTCCCTTCAACGTCAACGCGACGGCGATCGAGGCCGGCATCGCGGCAATCCGCGACCGCGCCCATGTCGAGCGCAGCGTGACGCACAACGAGACCTGGCTGACCTGGCTGAGCCAAGAGATGACCGGGCTCGGGTTGCGGGTGACGCCCAGCGTCGGCAATTTCCTGCTCATTCACTTTCCCGATGATCAGAAGCATTCGGCGGCTGCGGCGGACGACTATCTGACCGCGCGCGGCTATATATTGCGGCGCGTTTCCGGCTACGGCTTTCCCAACGCGCTGCGCATGACCGTCGGCACGGAAGAGGCCAATCGCGGCGTCGTCGCCGCGCTCACGACATTCCTGAAAAGCTAG
- a CDS encoding prephenate/arogenate dehydrogenase family protein, which translates to MTSPMFEKIALVGIGLIGSSLARVIRREGLAGHVAISTRSATTLKRAEELGLGDSYTTDAKEAVRDADLVIVSVPVGSSGAVAEEIAPALKKGAILTDVGSTKASVIAQMQPHVPDGVHFIPGHPLAGTEKSGPDAGFADLFDNRWCIFTPLPGTDPEALERLSEFWRRCGANIDTMDPQHHDMTLAIVSHLPHIIAYNIVGTADDLESVTKTEVIKYSASGFRDFTRLAASDPTMWRDVCLHNKDAILEMLARFSEDLAFLQRAIRWGDGDKLFDLFTRTRAVRRSIIEAGQDIDVPDFGRQAVEHPSKN; encoded by the coding sequence ATGACATCACCGATGTTTGAAAAGATCGCGCTGGTCGGCATCGGCCTGATCGGCTCGTCGCTGGCCCGCGTCATCCGACGCGAGGGGCTTGCTGGCCACGTTGCCATCTCGACCCGCAGCGCCACGACGCTGAAGCGGGCGGAGGAGCTTGGGCTGGGCGATTCCTACACGACCGATGCGAAGGAAGCGGTCCGCGATGCCGATCTGGTCATCGTCTCCGTGCCGGTCGGCTCGTCCGGTGCGGTGGCCGAGGAGATCGCACCGGCGCTGAAGAAAGGTGCGATCCTCACCGATGTCGGCTCGACCAAGGCCTCCGTCATCGCGCAGATGCAGCCGCACGTGCCTGATGGCGTTCATTTCATTCCCGGCCATCCGCTGGCGGGCACGGAAAAATCCGGACCGGATGCCGGTTTCGCCGATCTGTTCGACAATCGCTGGTGTATCTTCACGCCGTTACCGGGCACCGATCCGGAGGCACTTGAGAGGCTGTCGGAATTCTGGCGCCGTTGCGGCGCCAACATCGACACGATGGATCCGCAGCATCACGACATGACGCTCGCCATCGTCTCGCATCTGCCGCACATCATCGCCTACAACATCGTCGGCACCGCCGACGATCTGGAATCGGTGACCAAGACGGAAGTCATCAAATATTCCGCCTCCGGCTTTCGCGACTTCACGCGTCTGGCCGCCTCCGATCCGACCATGTGGCGGGATGTCTGCCTGCACAACAAGGACGCCATTCTCGAAATGCTGGCGCGGTTCTCGGAAGATCTGGCGTTCCTGCAGCGAGCGATCCGCTGGGGCGACGGCGACAAATTGTTCGACCTGTTCACCCGCACCCGCGCCGTGCGCCGCTCGATCATCGAGGCCGGCCAGGATATCGACGTGCCCGATTTCGGCCGCCAGGCGGTCGAACACCCGTCGAAGAACTAG
- a CDS encoding DUF2125 domain-containing protein: MTSSDERQPKSRRGLFWLVAFIVVLFAVYSGGWFYLANRVRAEADKAVATLNKSGINAGCANLQVSGYPLSFTVSCDNLAYEDDAKNIAASAGSFNAVAQIIQPLSPVADLRGPLRTSVPGMVPLWIDWDNLQAKVKLSWPLPQRVALQAEGLSGQTDPADDTDPVELFSAGRAAGQLQPNGQDVDYVGSFTDLEIDPDAIGGRVLPALDASGDATLKNGVALIGTQVKSLRGQKVEIRNLDLSSGTARVTVSGPLSVDTEGLVDADLMIRIKDPKAVASILAGAIPEQKNAIEQGFAALAMLGSEPSMPLKVVKGKASLGFIPLGKIKPVQ, translated from the coding sequence ATGACGTCAAGTGACGAACGCCAACCAAAGTCCCGCCGCGGCCTGTTCTGGCTTGTGGCGTTCATCGTTGTGTTGTTCGCCGTCTACAGCGGCGGCTGGTTCTATCTGGCCAACAGGGTCAGGGCCGAGGCCGACAAGGCGGTCGCCACGCTCAACAAGAGCGGCATCAATGCCGGCTGCGCCAATCTCCAGGTCAGCGGCTATCCCCTGAGCTTTACCGTCTCTTGCGACAATCTGGCGTATGAGGACGATGCCAAGAACATCGCGGCCTCGGCCGGCTCCTTCAATGCCGTCGCGCAGATCATCCAGCCCTTGTCGCCGGTCGCCGATCTGCGCGGGCCGCTCAGGACCTCCGTCCCCGGCATGGTGCCGCTGTGGATCGACTGGGACAATCTGCAGGCCAAGGTCAAACTGTCATGGCCGCTGCCGCAGCGCGTTGCGCTGCAGGCGGAGGGCCTGTCGGGCCAGACCGATCCGGCCGACGACACCGACCCGGTGGAACTGTTCAGCGCCGGCAGGGCAGCCGGCCAGTTGCAGCCGAACGGTCAGGACGTCGACTATGTCGGCAGCTTCACCGATCTGGAGATCGACCCGGATGCGATCGGCGGCCGCGTGCTGCCGGCGCTCGATGCCAGCGGCGACGCCACGCTGAAGAATGGTGTCGCGCTGATCGGTACGCAGGTGAAGAGCCTTCGGGGCCAAAAGGTCGAGATCCGCAACCTCGATTTGTCGTCAGGCACGGCGCGGGTCACCGTTTCCGGGCCGCTGTCGGTCGACACCGAAGGCCTGGTCGACGCCGATCTGATGATCAGGATAAAGGATCCGAAGGCCGTGGCATCCATCCTTGCCGGTGCCATACCCGAGCAGAAGAATGCGATCGAACAGGGTTTTGCCGCGCTCGCCATGCTCGGCAGCGAACCGTCGATGCCGCTGAAAGTGGTCAAAGGCAAGGCCTCGCTCGGCTTCATCCCGCTCGGCAAGATCAAGCCGGTACAATAG
- a CDS encoding gamma-glutamylcyclotransferase produces MGDFWVFGYGSLIWRPGFAHVETRRAHLHGYRRSLCVYSFVHRGTRERPGLVLGLDHGGSCVGLAFRVPGELRDEVIAYLRERELVTSVYLERALKVRLDGGGTVEAVAYIVDRKHEQYAGALDAAHAAAVVRGAVGQSGNNEDYVFSTLKHLEALGIRDHWLEDVARGIAPS; encoded by the coding sequence ATGGGCGATTTTTGGGTGTTTGGCTACGGTTCGCTGATCTGGCGGCCGGGTTTCGCACATGTCGAGACGCGGCGCGCCCATTTGCATGGCTATCGCCGCTCGCTCTGTGTCTATTCCTTCGTGCACCGTGGCACGCGTGAGCGGCCGGGGCTGGTGCTTGGCCTCGACCATGGCGGCTCCTGCGTCGGCCTGGCTTTCCGCGTGCCTGGAGAATTGCGCGACGAGGTGATCGCCTATCTGCGTGAACGCGAGCTTGTCACCAGCGTCTATCTCGAACGCGCGCTCAAGGTTCGCCTCGATGGCGGCGGCACGGTCGAAGCCGTGGCCTACATCGTCGATCGCAAGCATGAGCAATATGCCGGCGCGCTAGACGCGGCGCATGCGGCGGCGGTGGTGCGCGGCGCCGTCGGCCAATCCGGCAACAATGAGGACTATGTGTTCAGCACGTTGAAGCATCTGGAAGCATTGGGCATCCGCGACCATTGGCTGGAGGATGTGGCACGGGGGATAGCGCCATCGTGA